The Cydia pomonella isolate Wapato2018A chromosome 20, ilCydPomo1, whole genome shotgun sequence genome contains a region encoding:
- the LOC133529309 gene encoding lysosomal acid lipase/cholesteryl ester hydrolase-like codes for MMKSAIFLIAAIIQFSYCASESDIEVLLSEISDLTLSEDGKLNFTQLVTKYGHTAEQYEVVTEDGYLLTVFHIPGNRSSILLAHGLVADADPFVIRGHGSLGIALADEGYDVWLLNNRGTKFSRSHTELDPDNEKKFWDFSLHEMGYYDLAATIDFVLYQTGEEKILAIGHSQGPSQFFALTSLRPEYNEKIKLFLALGPGAYFFNMPPLFQVIADAGPLLLELAKTLGIEELCRDRGALLTLIKTVCTKGIVSYEICVKGVIFPILGYNPAGFELSFLRTLFGHAPSGFSRKCLEHYDQLYLRKKFSQFDYGVLENLSKYGLSNPPDYDLSKVTADVALMAGKLDELSLIENVKLLKENLPNVVHFEEIEETTHSDFVLSREASIYLFPSIFSLLQNYD; via the coding sequence ATGATGAAGTCCGCAATTTTCTTGATAGCAGCGATTATACAGTTTTCATACTGTGCATCTGAGTCCGATATTGAGGTACTTCTGTCAGAAATTTCTGATCTCACGCTCTCTGAAGACGGGAAGCTTAATTTTACACAACTAGTGACTAAATATGGACACACAGCTGAACAGTACGAAGTTGTCACTGAAGACGGATACCTCCTCACGGTATTTCACATCCCTGGAAATAGATCTTCAATACTATTGGCCCATGGTCTCGTAGCTGATGCGGACCCTTTCGTCATCAGAGGTCATGGCTCATTAGGCATAGCTCTAGCGGATGAAGGATACGACGTGTGGCTCCTCAACAACAGAGGTACGAAGTTCAGCAGAAGTCACACTGAATTGGACCCCGACAACGAGAAAAAATTCTGGGATTTCAGTTTACACGAGATGGGCTACTACGACCTCGCCGCTACAATAGATTTTGTCCTCTATCAAACTGGTGAGGAAAAGATTTTGGCTATCGGTCATTCTCAAGGACCATCACAATTCTTCGCACTAACGTCACTGAGACCAGAATACAATGAGAAGATAAAATTATTTCTGGCATTAGGACCTGGTGCATATTTCTTTAATATGCCGCCTTTGTTCCAAGTAATTGCTGATGCTGGTCCTTTGCTCTTAGAGCTTGCAAAAACACTCGGAATTGAGGAATTGTGTAGGGATCGCGGTGCGCTACTCACCCTAATTAAAACAGTTTGTACTAAAGGTATTGTCAGCTACGAAATCTGCGTCAAAGGTGTCATTTTTCCTATCCTCGGGTATAACCCAGCAGGTTTCGAGTTAAGCTTCTTACGAACCTTATTTGGTCACGCTCCCAGCGGGTTCTCAAGAAAATGTTTAGAGCATTACGATCAGCTTTATTTGCGTAAGAAATTTAGCCAGTTCGATTATGGTGTTCTTGAAAATCTGAGTAAATACGGGCTTTCAAATCCACCAGATTATGACTTGAGCAAAGTAACAGCAGATGTAGCCCTGATGGCTGGAAAGCTTGATGAACTTTCTCTTATAGAAAATGTGAAATTATTGAAAGAGAATTTGCCGAATGTGGTACATTTTGAGGAAATTGAAGAAACGACGCACAGTGATTTCGTTCTAAGTCGAGAAGCGTCTATATATCTATTTCCATCTATCTTCAGCCTTCTTCAGAATTATGATTAG